The genomic interval CTCTGTTCCTACTCGCGCTCGCGATCCTTGTCGCAGTCGCGCTCACCGAGATCCGCGTGTACTACAGCCCGGAACGGCAGGTACAACGCTGGCAGCACGCCATGCACAAGCTGGGCGAGATCTCCCGCGACGACTACCCGCTTCCACACCCCAGGACCGACGCTCCCGCCGCTGCCCCGTCCGACCGGGTGACCGTGACCGGTTAGGGATTCCTCACGCGGGGTTGCAACCGCGATGAACCGGCGGTGAGCGGTCACCGGCCGGGGCCTTACGCGAGAGGAAAAGCCGGACACGCCCCAGCCCCTTCACCAGACTTCGGCGGTGACTCCCGGGGCTGGGGCGTGAAGACCCTCCGGTTCTCACCCACCCGGGTATGCCGCGGCCACGAGACCTCCAGCCGTCGCGAGGAGCGCTGGTCCGCGACGGCGCAGGACCGGGTTCACCTCGACCGAACCGGACCGCCACCGACCGTGCGCCCGACGACCGCCCGCGTCATGGTGCGTCCGACGGCGCTGGGGCACTCTTCCCCGGACAGGCCTTACCCCGCGCTCGTCCTCACCCGCTTCTTCGGCGTGCCTGAAACGGGTGCCGCGGTTCGTCATCCGGCGGCTTCCTCGGCCCGCTCGTCCGCAGGCACCTGTCCGGCACCGTGGGCAGGTCAGCGCTGTCACATCGGCTGCGGGTCATCACCGGCCCGCTCTTCCGGGTGCTCACCGAGCCCGGCGCCGGCTCGGCCGACGGTCGATCTTCCCGCCGGAGACGCGGGCGATGGCGATCCGGGGGTGCCGGGGGACGCCCACGGGGTCACAGGTAGGCGGCGTGGCCGGTGTCCTGCTGCGAGGGCGGGTGTTCCCCGGAACGACCCTGGCCGGAAGCGCCCTGCTCGGGAGCGCCCTGGTCCTTCGCCTCGCCGTTCCGCAGGCTTTGTAGCTGCCGGGCCAGGTTGGCCTGGTGCAAGGCCATCGCCACGTAGACGCCGTGGGAGATGCCGTCCAGCCAACCCAGCAGCTGGGCATGGGCGACGCGCAGCTCGGCCTGGCTGGGCAGGCCGTGCAGCTTGGGGCGCAGCCGGTCCAGTTCCGCGGCGAGCTCCTCCGGGAGCAGGCCGGTGAGTTCCTCGCTCACCCGTTCGTACGCCGCCCGCAGCCGCGCCCGGCCCGCCGTGTCGAGGTCCAACTGCTTCAGCTCCGCCAGCAGGTGACGCACCATGACCGCGAGCCGGACCAGCTTGTCCGGGTGCGGCACCACCTCGACCTCGGGTTTCTGCGCCGCCTCGACGTCGGACTTCTGCGCCGCCTCGCCCGCGCGGTCAGCGCGGGTTTCGGCGTGCTGCCGGGCGCCGTGGTCGTTGTCGTCGTAGTGCACGACGATCAGGCCGGAGGGTGAGCGCGTGAGCTGCGGCCGGTGCGCGTGCG from Carbonactinospora thermoautotrophica carries:
- a CDS encoding proteasome activator; this translates as MSSTHAHRPQLTRSPSGLIVVHYDDNDHGARQHAETRADRAGEAAQKSDVEAAQKPEVEVVPHPDKLVRLAVMVRHLLAELKQLDLDTAGRARLRAAYERVSEELTGLLPEELAAELDRLRPKLHGLPSQAELRVAHAQLLGWLDGISHGVYVAMALHQANLARQLQSLRNGEAKDQGAPEQGASGQGRSGEHPPSQQDTGHAAYL